A region of Vigna radiata var. radiata cultivar VC1973A chromosome 6, Vradiata_ver6, whole genome shotgun sequence DNA encodes the following proteins:
- the LOC106763004 gene encoding uncharacterized protein LOC106763004 isoform X1, translating into MDSSSLCIATTTHTYTNMAAKLTLSSPLSFKTSFLPKSLPDSLVLCSPRTNVTGVKVHAKLGGGDEDVKKEGKKKFITREEEPQQYWQTAGEREGENPMKTPLPYIIIFGMSTPFVILAIAFANGWIKVPIR; encoded by the exons ATGGATTCCTCATCACTTTGCATTGCAACAacaacacacacatacacaaacatgGCTGCCAAACTCACTCTCTCTTCTCCCCTTTCCTTCAAAACTTCTTTTCTGCCAAAATCACTTCCAGATTCTCTTGTTTTGTGCTCTCCAAGAACTAATGTTACTGGTGTTAAAGTTCATGCTAAATTAG GTGGTGGAGATGAGGATGTCAAGAAAGAAGGCAAGAAGAAATTCATCACCAGAGAGGAAGAACCACAACA GTATTGGCAGACAGCAGGAGAAAGGGAGGGTGAGAATCCCATGAAGACTCCTCTTCCTTACATAATCATATTTGGTATGTCAACTCCTTTTGTAATCTTGGCCATTGCTTTTGCAAATGGTTGGATTAAGGTACCTATTCGATGA
- the LOC106763004 gene encoding uncharacterized protein LOC106763004 isoform X2, with protein MDSSSLCIATTTHTYTNMAAKLTLSSPLSFKTSFLPKSLPDSLVLCSPRTNVTGVKVHAKLGGGDEDVKKEGKKKFITREEEPQQYWQTAGEREGENPMKTPLPYIIIFDD; from the exons ATGGATTCCTCATCACTTTGCATTGCAACAacaacacacacatacacaaacatgGCTGCCAAACTCACTCTCTCTTCTCCCCTTTCCTTCAAAACTTCTTTTCTGCCAAAATCACTTCCAGATTCTCTTGTTTTGTGCTCTCCAAGAACTAATGTTACTGGTGTTAAAGTTCATGCTAAATTAG GTGGTGGAGATGAGGATGTCAAGAAAGAAGGCAAGAAGAAATTCATCACCAGAGAGGAAGAACCACAACA GTATTGGCAGACAGCAGGAGAAAGGGAGGGTGAGAATCCCATGAAGACTCCTCTTCCTTACATAATCATATTTG ATGATTGA
- the LOC106763003 gene encoding SNF1-related protein kinase regulatory subunit beta-2 — protein sequence MGSNSRGKDGEGSSGVKKDEENYEYEQDMKFVRPEALFRNTNGFTDPFVQFPPLLTQPQVPVVAMQGAAAVAQPLPQNGYVESVIYERLKRVRITWNHAATNVAVAGSWDNWETTEPLQRVGQNFLLVKTLPIGIYHYRFIVDGYLTHAPEFPSASDDSGYGYNILNLQDYIPEIVANLSDFEDPPSPPSSYDNSHLNEEEFSKPPPELPPQLPLAMRHEPSSTSGNRHVHRPTHLELNHLFIHKTESGQFVALRSTYKFQHKYITAELYKSLRRER from the exons ATGGGGAGTAACAGCAGAGGAAAGGATGGTGAAGGCTCTTCTGGGGTTAAAAAGGATGAAGAGAACTATGAGTATGAACAAGACATGAAATTTGTGCGGCCTGAAGCACTCTTTCGCAATACCAACGGATTCACAGATCCGTTTGTTCAGTTTCCTCCCTTGCTCACACAACCCCAG GTACCTGTGGTTGCCATGCAAGGAGCTGCAGCGGTAGCACAACCCCTTCCACAAAATGGATATGTAGAATCTGTGATTTATGAAAGGTTGAAAAGGGTAAGGATCACGTGGAATCATGCAGCCACCAATGTTGCTGTTGCAGGATCATGGGACAACTGGGAGACCAC GGAGCCCCTGCAGAGAGTGGGTCAAAATTTTCTCCTAGTTAAAACACTCCCAATAGGTATCTATCATTACCGTTTCATTGTAGATGGCTACTTGACACATGCTCCAGAGTTTCCATCGGCTTCTGATGATTCAGGTTATGGCTACAATATATTGAATTTGCAG GACTATATACCAGAAATAGTTGCAAACTTATCCGATTTTGAAGATCCTCCATCACCACCATCGAGTTATGATAACTCACACTTAAATGAAGAGGAGTTCAGCAAGCCCCCACCAGAACTACCACCACAACTACCACTGGCAATGAGACATGAGCCTTCATCTACTAGTGGTAATCGTCATGTCCATAGGCCCACGCATCTGGAACTCAATCATCTATTCATACACAAAACTGAAAGTGGTCAATTTGTGGCACTACGATCAACTTACAAGTTTCAACACAAATATATTACTGCTGAACTGTACAAGTCCCTGCGCAGGGAAAGATGA